A window of Onychostoma macrolepis isolate SWU-2019 chromosome 01, ASM1243209v1, whole genome shotgun sequence contains these coding sequences:
- the LOC131541234 gene encoding uncharacterized protein LOC131541234 yields the protein MLFGTQPHLPVDALLGRETEEGMETNWLSVHRERHQDAHARAREYAGKKAAEWTAKHESEVYCLEISIGQQVYLRHCPAGRNKIQDAWAPQVYVVKDVLGTTYVVGPDGGGVQRRAHWSHLQPCPQPTPVAAPHSKVRYSKEVVSPSDGKISVSPDGECVVVEETWHMAEGQSIPSGDEWVECPSTPVDVLNAPGVKEQESADESRTAVERSVDEGGDDVEVIPTDLVPDAVRNCPVPAPRSKLTAPVEPRIPVPVPRWSQRQTAGKHSNPYSLPKSVCNAVSFTPDILSQVLAGMVLYTSEKLKSTVDG from the coding sequence ATGTTGTTTGGTACACAACCGCACCTTCCGGTTGATGCGTTGTTGGGACGAGAGACTGAGGAGGGCATGGAAACCAACTGGTTGTCTGTCCACAGGGAGCGTCACCAGGATGCTCATGCTAGAGCGAGAGAATATGCGGGGAAAAAAGCTGCGGAATGGACTGCCAAGCATGAGAGTGAGGTTTATTGCCTGGAGATCTCTATTGGACAGCAAGTGTACTTGAGGCACTGTCCGGCAGGGAGAAATAAGATTCAAGATGCATGGGCGCCACAGGTCTACGTAGTGAAGGATGTTCTAGGAACTACATATGTGGTGGGGCCAGACGGAGGTGGTGTGCAAAGAAGAGCCCATTGGTCGCATCTTCAACCTTGTCCACAACCAACCCCAGTGGCAGCACCGCATAGCAAAGTACGCTATTCGAAAGAAGTTGTCAGTCCATCGGATGGAAAAATATCAGTGTCTCCGGATGGTGAGTGTGTAGTGGTGGAGGAGACATGGCATATGGCGGAGGGGCAATCCATACCTTCAGGAGATGAATGGGTAGAATGTCCCAGTACACCGGTAGATGTTTTGAATGCACCTGGGGTTAAAGAACAAGAGAGTGCTGATGAATCGAGAACGGCAGTGGAGAGGAGTGTAGACGAAGGAGGGGATGACGTGGAGGTGATACCTACGGACTTGGTTCCAGATGCAGTCAGGAACTGTCCAGTCCCTGCCCCGAGGAGTAAGTTGACTGCCCCAGTTGAGCCAAGAATACCAGTCCCGGTGCCGCGTTGGTCCCAAAGGCAGACAGCGGGTAAACACAGTAACCCGTATAGCCTGCCCAAGTCAGTTTGTAATGCAGTTTCCTTCACCCCAGACATTTTGTCTCAAGTTTTGGCCGGCATGGTACTGTATACGTctgaaaaactgaaaagtaCTGTGGACGGTTAA
- the LOC131541327 gene encoding protrudin-like, producing MDPPFLLHGNSMQCTASSPQDPTQASGDRAELTQLPAKDASSIDSSSDLGSPRALTFDLLNMVICFKRMAIFLEPVTDSLEVLRSLLGWRMPLCSLLSCVLLNILFLTLSEGAWLSVLLLAVSAPAEVKGMLKRIDELLTQACVCAESVYKVLYWESHAVSSVKLQFSVFCFKEKGLVSDLHPVHHAFPFKLI from the exons ATGGATCCTCCTTTTCTCCTTCATGGAAACAG CATGCAGTGCACAGCCTCCTCTCCTCAGGACCCCACACAGGCGAGCGGTGACCGGGCCGAACTGACCCAGCTGCCCGCTAAAGACGCgtcctccatagacagcagcTCTGATCTGGGCAGCCCCAGAGcgctgacctttgacctgctGAACATGGTGATCTGCTTCAAGCGGATGGCCATCTTCCTGGAGCCGGTCACAGACTCGCTGGAGGTGCTGCGCTCCCTGCTCGG GTGGAGGATGCCGCTGTGCTCCCTGCTGAGCTGCGTTCTGCTCAACATCCTCTTCCTCACTCTGAGTGAAG GCGCGTGGCTCTCTGTGCTGCTGCTGGCCGTCTCTGCTCCGGCTGAGGTCAAGGGCAT gcTGAAACGAATAGATGAGCTGCTGACccaggcgtgtgtgtgtgcggagTCTGTGTATAAAGTGTTGTACTGGGAGAGCCACGCCGTCTCCTCCGT GAAACTGCAGTtcagtgttttctgttttaaagaaaAGGGTTTGGTTTCCGATCTTCATCCTGTTCATCATGCTTTTCCATTTAAACTCATATAA